In one Actinomyces trachealis genomic region, the following are encoded:
- a CDS encoding DUF2249 domain-containing protein, translating to MTESTDPTESTEPRLIPVQETHSHAGCGCGHADAPLTLDARSIPHRLRHAAIIGAASSLSIGEGFDLLAPHVPRPLLAQIDHLPLTFEHSVLEVGEGFARVHIRRTA from the coding sequence GTGACAGAGTCCACCGACCCCACTGAGTCCACTGAGCCCAGGCTCATCCCCGTCCAGGAGACCCACTCCCATGCGGGCTGCGGTTGCGGCCACGCAGACGCGCCCCTCACCCTCGACGCCCGCTCCATCCCCCACCGCCTGCGTCACGCGGCCATCATCGGCGCCGCCTCCAGCCTGTCCATCGGCGAGGGCTTCGACCTGCTCGCCCCGCACGTACCGAGGCCGCTGCTCGCCCAGATCGACCACCTGCCCCTCACCTTCGAGCACAGCGTGCTCGAGGTCGGTGAGGGCTTCGCCCGTGTCCACATCCGGCGCACCGCCTGA
- the moaA gene encoding GTP 3',8-cyclase MoaA has product MPALSRLPVVDLPTPAPRGARCGPVVESPAAPAAGPVTRLVDRYGRTARDLRLSVTDRCNLRCTYCMSAQGMDWLATPELLTVAEIARLARLAVERLGVERIRLTGGEPLLRRNLEEVVAAVAGLRTRSGGAVDVGLTTNGLGLDKRAASLRAAGLGRVNVSLDSLEPAEYTAITRRDRLEDVLRGIVAAQEAGLTPVKINAVAVAGALEERAPRLLAESLRRGWQLRFIEHMPLGPHETWRPQEVVGRDEVLRVLAEAGFRLTEIGRANRRPATLWRVSAGRGAHGSHPEGVVGVISSVTVPFCSDCDRTRVTADGRLMTCLFSSQETDLRGPMRSGASDEEIIELWAAATWGKPLAHGSDEPWDAPDGFERPARTMSAIGG; this is encoded by the coding sequence ATGCCCGCCCTGAGCCGCCTCCCGGTCGTGGACCTGCCCACGCCCGCGCCTCGCGGTGCGCGGTGCGGGCCGGTGGTCGAGTCCCCCGCGGCCCCGGCCGCCGGTCCCGTCACCCGGCTCGTGGACCGCTACGGGCGCACGGCGCGCGACCTGCGCCTGTCCGTCACGGACCGCTGCAACCTGCGCTGCACCTACTGCATGTCGGCCCAGGGCATGGACTGGCTGGCGACACCGGAGCTGCTCACGGTGGCCGAGATCGCCCGCCTGGCCCGCCTGGCGGTGGAGCGCCTGGGCGTCGAGAGGATCCGGCTCACCGGCGGTGAGCCGTTGCTGCGCCGCAACCTCGAGGAGGTCGTGGCGGCCGTCGCAGGCCTGCGCACCCGCTCGGGCGGCGCGGTGGACGTGGGGCTGACGACCAACGGGCTGGGCCTGGACAAGCGGGCGGCGAGCCTGCGGGCGGCGGGCCTGGGCCGGGTCAACGTCTCGCTCGACAGCCTCGAGCCGGCCGAGTACACGGCGATCACGCGCCGCGACCGCCTCGAGGACGTGCTACGGGGGATCGTCGCCGCCCAGGAGGCGGGACTGACCCCGGTCAAGATCAACGCCGTCGCAGTCGCGGGAGCATTGGAGGAGCGGGCGCCGCGGCTGCTGGCGGAGTCCCTGCGCCGGGGCTGGCAGCTGCGCTTCATCGAGCACATGCCGCTGGGGCCGCACGAGACGTGGCGACCGCAGGAGGTCGTCGGGCGCGACGAGGTGCTGCGGGTCCTGGCGGAGGCGGGCTTCCGGCTGACGGAGATCGGGCGTGCCAACCGCCGCCCGGCGACCTTGTGGAGGGTGTCCGCCGGCCGGGGCGCGCACGGGAGCCACCCGGAGGGTGTCGTCGGGGTGATCTCCTCGGTGACCGTCCCCTTCTGCTCGGACTGCGACCGCACGCGGGTGACGGCGGACGGCCGTCTCATGACCTGCTTGTTCTCCTCCCAGGAGACAGACCTCAGGGGGCCGATGCGCTCGGGGGCCTCAGATGAGGAGATCATCGAGCTGTGGGCCGCGGCGACGTGGGGCAAGCCCCTGGCGCACGGCTCGGATGAGCCGTGGGACGCCCCGGACGGCTTCGAGCGCCCCGCGCGCACGATGTCCGCTATCGGCGGCTGA
- a CDS encoding MoaD/ThiS family protein: MSPTPPISIEVHYFAAAAEAVGRPQERFEVASGTTLAGLREALAGRGLEMATVVGVSTFLVNSLSTPSDSLTPLEEGDRVDVLPPFAGG, from the coding sequence ATGAGCCCGACCCCACCGATCTCGATCGAGGTGCACTACTTCGCCGCGGCGGCCGAGGCCGTCGGCCGCCCCCAGGAGCGCTTTGAGGTGGCGTCGGGGACGACGCTTGCGGGGCTGCGCGAGGCGCTGGCCGGACGTGGCCTGGAGATGGCGACGGTGGTGGGCGTGTCGACCTTCCTCGTCAACTCCCTGTCCACACCGTCGGACTCGCTCACGCCTCTTGAGGAGGGCGACCGGGTTGATGTCCTGCCGCCCTTTGCGGGCGGCTGA
- a CDS encoding molybdenum cofactor biosynthesis protein MoaE — protein sequence MTQPRTSAVVVRAEVTTDAISAAELAKAVEHRAAGAVVTFDGMVRDHDGGRAVTALTYEAHPSADAVVAQIAAEVAARPGLRAVALVHRVGDLTIGQTALAVAVSADHRAPAFEAVRDLVEEVKTRLPVWKHQAFTDGTRTWSNLA from the coding sequence ATGACGCAGCCCCGCACCAGCGCCGTCGTCGTCCGCGCTGAGGTCACCACCGACGCGATCAGTGCGGCCGAGCTCGCCAAGGCCGTCGAGCACCGCGCTGCCGGCGCCGTCGTCACCTTCGACGGCATGGTCCGCGACCACGACGGCGGGCGGGCCGTGACCGCTCTGACGTACGAGGCGCACCCGAGCGCCGACGCCGTCGTCGCCCAGATCGCCGCCGAGGTCGCCGCACGACCGGGCCTGCGCGCCGTCGCCCTCGTCCACCGCGTCGGTGACCTGACGATCGGGCAGACGGCTCTCGCCGTCGCCGTCAGCGCCGATCACCGCGCCCCCGCCTTCGAGGCTGTGCGTGACCTCGTCGAGGAGGTCAAGACGCGCCTGCCCGTGTGGAAGCACCAGGCCTTCACCGACGGCACCCGGACGTGGTCCAACCTCGCCTGA